Proteins encoded in a region of the Lentimicrobium sp. L6 genome:
- a CDS encoding HAD hydrolase-like protein produces MININDFQAVLFDLDGTIIDPKEGIINSILYAAQEFGKEEKHPESLDSFIGPPLQHSFKNRYNLFDEEAMEMVRLYRVYYAKQGIYQCHLYDGIEEVIKGLFERGVFMALATSKPTKYADQLMRHFNLESYFDFTAGANLDGSRTDKIEVIQYALDQIPPFEEESILMLGDREFDIEGGNFHGLKTAYARWGYGDDKVVLKCKPDYILDKPLDLIVNC; encoded by the coding sequence ATGATAAATATTAATGATTTCCAGGCTGTTCTTTTCGATTTAGACGGCACCATTATCGACCCTAAAGAGGGAATAATTAATTCAATTTTATACGCTGCTCAAGAATTTGGAAAAGAAGAAAAACATCCTGAATCGCTAGATTCATTTATAGGGCCTCCACTTCAACATTCTTTTAAAAATAGGTATAATTTATTTGATGAAGAAGCAATGGAAATGGTTAGGCTTTATCGCGTTTATTATGCTAAACAAGGAATCTATCAATGTCATTTGTATGATGGAATTGAGGAAGTCATTAAGGGATTATTCGAAAGAGGAGTTTTTATGGCTCTTGCCACTTCAAAACCCACAAAGTACGCAGATCAGTTGATGAGGCATTTTAATTTAGAATCCTATTTTGATTTTACAGCTGGGGCAAATTTAGATGGTTCTAGAACCGATAAAATTGAGGTGATCCAATATGCTTTAGACCAAATTCCTCCTTTTGAAGAAGAAAGTATTCTCATGTTAGGAGATAGGGAGTTTGATATTGAGGGAGGTAACTTTCATGGCTTAAAAACGGCTTATGCACGTTGGGGTTATGGAGATGATAAGGTGGTTCTGAAATGCAAACCAGATTATATTTTGGACAAGCCTTTAGATTTGATAGTTAATTGTTAA
- a CDS encoding ABC transporter substrate-binding protein, protein MKTRLYILLSVLFLAASSCNESLEKTQEKSTRNYNPEYAKFFRIEYFETYKKVVIFNPWENESLNMEYYIPHSGAKNIENLEHSFVIKEIPKRVVALSSPMVGMMNLLQLDQHIKGVTDPELIYNEEILEKVKSGDIENVGKAIQINMEKMMVLQPDLVIGSGWDKLNADYEKMIQLKMTPLLMYDWKEQHPLGKAEWMVLLASFFNGEEYAISIFEEIKNKYNEQKESLKFDKQPTVFNGSEYQGIWYSAGGKSYMAQLIADASGQYLMKQDSSSGSLMLDFEVLMSQASKADIWMYTGALSKDRLDLFSSPKYQSLSAVKNHRVFSYHKRVNSFGANDYWETASFRPDIVLEDLNKIFHSSEPKGMYYFEKVQY, encoded by the coding sequence ATGAAAACAAGACTATATATTCTATTAAGCGTCCTATTTTTAGCTGCCTCCTCCTGCAATGAGTCCCTAGAGAAAACTCAAGAAAAATCTACTCGGAATTACAATCCTGAATATGCGAAATTCTTTAGAATAGAATATTTCGAAACCTATAAAAAGGTTGTCATCTTCAATCCTTGGGAAAACGAGAGTTTGAATATGGAGTATTATATTCCTCATTCTGGGGCTAAGAATATAGAGAATTTGGAACATTCTTTTGTCATTAAGGAAATACCTAAAAGAGTAGTAGCTTTATCATCTCCTATGGTAGGAATGATGAATCTATTGCAATTAGATCAACACATAAAAGGAGTTACGGATCCTGAGCTGATTTATAATGAAGAAATTCTGGAAAAAGTAAAATCTGGAGATATCGAAAATGTAGGAAAAGCCATTCAAATCAATATGGAAAAGATGATGGTACTCCAGCCCGATTTAGTGATTGGGAGTGGTTGGGATAAGTTGAATGCCGATTATGAGAAAATGATTCAGCTGAAAATGACTCCCCTATTGATGTATGATTGGAAAGAACAACATCCTCTTGGTAAAGCAGAATGGATGGTATTATTGGCTTCTTTTTTTAATGGGGAGGAGTATGCGATATCAATTTTTGAGGAAATTAAAAATAAGTATAACGAGCAGAAAGAGTCATTAAAGTTCGACAAGCAACCTACAGTTTTTAATGGCTCTGAGTATCAAGGTATTTGGTATTCTGCTGGTGGAAAAAGCTATATGGCTCAATTAATAGCTGATGCATCTGGTCAATATCTAATGAAACAAGATTCATCCAGTGGAAGCTTAATGCTTGACTTTGAAGTATTGATGAGTCAAGCATCAAAGGCAGATATTTGGATGTATACAGGAGCTTTAAGTAAAGATAGATTAGACTTATTTTCCAGTCCTAAATATCAATCGCTGTCTGCTGTGAAAAACCACAGAGTATTTTCCTATCACAAAAGAGTAAACTCGTTTGGAGCCAATGATTATTGGGAAACAGCCAGCTTTAGGCCTGATATAGTTTTGGAAGATTTAAATAAGATTTTCCACTCCTCAGAACCAAAAGGTATGTATTATTTTGAGAAAGTACAGTATTAG
- a CDS encoding diphthine--ammonia ligase, translating to MKKAIFNWSGGKDSAFVLGEILKNKEYDISFLLTSIAKENRRVSMHGIHESLMLEQAKAIGLPITFLELPESPDMETYEKHLTKLMQEAKLNGIKYSIFGDIFLEDLRKYRENQLQKIGFNAVFPLWNRDTKTLILDFIEQGYKTMISAVDASKLSKDFVGEIITKELINELPKNVDPCGENGEFHSFVIDAPFFKFPLEVKKEKPILKKYHNDNPEISSEFWFCPISLKNS from the coding sequence ATGAAAAAAGCCATTTTTAATTGGAGCGGAGGAAAAGATTCTGCTTTTGTTTTGGGAGAAATACTAAAGAATAAGGAATATGATATTTCTTTTCTGTTGACTTCCATTGCTAAGGAAAATAGAAGAGTGAGTATGCATGGAATTCATGAGAGTCTCATGCTAGAACAAGCCAAAGCTATAGGTTTACCTATCACTTTTCTGGAACTGCCAGAATCACCAGATATGGAAACCTATGAAAAGCACCTGACAAAACTCATGCAAGAGGCCAAATTAAATGGAATTAAGTATTCTATTTTTGGAGATATCTTTTTGGAAGACCTTAGAAAATACAGAGAAAATCAACTCCAAAAAATAGGATTTAATGCCGTTTTTCCTTTATGGAATAGAGATACTAAAACCTTGATTCTTGATTTTATTGAACAAGGTTATAAAACCATGATTTCTGCTGTGGATGCCTCTAAATTATCCAAGGACTTTGTGGGAGAAATCATCACCAAAGAATTAATAAATGAACTTCCTAAAAACGTGGATCCTTGTGGGGAAAATGGTGAATTCCATAGCTTCGTCATTGATGCTCCTTTTTTTAAATTCCCTTTAGAAGTAAAAAAAGAGAAACCAATCCTAAAAAAATACCATAATGATAATCCAGAAATCAGCTCCGAATTTTGGTTTTGTCCCATTTCACTAAAAAACTCATAA